A genomic segment from Zerene cesonia ecotype Mississippi chromosome 7, Zerene_cesonia_1.1, whole genome shotgun sequence encodes:
- the LOC119840823 gene encoding glycine cleavage system H protein, mitochondrial-like produces MTLHRCIFKLSKQCLSQRYILQSNKRLTYCELRHKYSSGTSKKFTDRHEWVVVDKDIGTVGISKYAQESLGDVVFAQLPDPGTNLKAGDECGALESVKAASEIYSPVSGDVTEKNKDVEKKPGLINSSCYEKGWLFKLKLSKPEELNDLMSEEQYDTFLKTDVEKEPK; encoded by the coding sequence ATGACACTACACAGGTGCatattcaaattgtcaaaacaatgtttatctCAGCGTTATATTCTACAGTCAAATAAAAGATTAACATATTGTGAGTTGCGGCATAAATACAGCTCGGGTACAAGCAAGAAATTTACAGATCGCCATGAGTGGGTTGTGGTCGACAAAGATATAGGAACTGTTGGTATAAGTAAGTATGCACAGGAATCTCTTGGAGATGTTGTATTTGCCCAACTCCCTGATCCAGGAACTAATTTAAAAGCAGGAGATGAGTGTGGTGCTCTTGAAAGTGTTAAAGCAGCCAGTGAAATATATTCACCAGTTAGTGGAGATGTTACTGAGAAAAATAAGGATGTTGAAAAGAAACCGGGCCTTATAAACTCATCATGCTATGAAAAAGGATGGCTCTTTAAACTGAAACTTTCAAAGCCAGAAGAACTAAATGATCTGATGAGTGAAGAACAATATGatacatttttgaaaactGATGTGGAGAAGGAacctaaataa